In Felis catus isolate Fca126 chromosome A3, F.catus_Fca126_mat1.0, whole genome shotgun sequence, a single genomic region encodes these proteins:
- the PI3 gene encoding elafin, with the protein MRPSSFLVLAVFLILGTLAAQAAVIGQGTDKGRVLVKGQDPVRGQDPVKTKDLLKVPVSTKPGSCPNILMRCAMMNPPNHCLRDTECPGAKKCCHGPCGLACLDPQ; encoded by the exons ATGAGGCCCAGCAGCTTCTTGGTCCTGGCGGTGTTCCTTATCCTTGGGACTCTGGCAGCACAGGCGGCTGTCATAG GGCAAGGCACAGACAAAGGTCGTGTTCTGGTCAAAGGACAAGATCCGGTTAGAGGTCAAGACCCAGTCAAAACCAAAGATCTGCTCAAAGTTCCAGTGTCCACTAAGCCTGGCTCCTGCCCCAACATTCTGATGCGGTGCGCCATGATGAACCCCCCTAACCACTGTTTGAGGGATACCGAGTGCCCCGGGGCCAAGAAGTGCTGTCACGGCCCTTGTGGGCTGGCCTGCTTGGATCCCCAGTGA